One region of Thiorhodovibrio frisius genomic DNA includes:
- the trpD gene encoding anthranilate phosphoribosyltransferase, translating to MDIKQAIARVIDGLDLNADQMTSVMRAIMTGAATNAQVAGMLVALRMKGESVEEIAAAAAVMRELAVGVDLSGLDFTVDIVGTGGDCAGLFNVSTTCMFVAAAAGCHVAKHGNRSVSSRSGSADVLEAAGVRLDLTPDQVARCVRELGVGFLFAPAHHTAMKHAIGPRRELGVRTLFNVLGPLTNPAAVPNQVLGVFADDLVPALAEVLQRLGARHALVVHSRDGLDEISIAAATRVAELTVDGIRDYELAPEDVGLTRASLDSLRVDGPEASLKLMHAVFANEPGPARDIVALNAGAAIYAAGRADSIGAGVEQALARLADGEAGRRLQGLIDLTQGF from the coding sequence ATGGATATCAAACAAGCCATTGCCCGCGTTATCGACGGCCTGGACCTGAACGCGGATCAGATGACCTCAGTGATGCGTGCCATCATGACGGGCGCTGCCACCAACGCTCAGGTAGCCGGCATGCTAGTGGCCCTGCGCATGAAGGGCGAGAGCGTGGAGGAAATCGCCGCCGCTGCTGCCGTGATGCGCGAGCTGGCCGTTGGTGTAGACCTCTCCGGTCTGGATTTCACCGTCGACATCGTCGGCACCGGCGGAGATTGTGCCGGGCTCTTTAATGTCTCGACCACCTGCATGTTCGTCGCCGCCGCCGCCGGCTGTCATGTGGCCAAGCATGGCAATCGCTCGGTGTCTTCGCGCTCCGGCAGTGCCGATGTGCTCGAGGCCGCCGGAGTGCGCCTGGACCTGACACCCGATCAGGTCGCGCGCTGCGTGCGCGAGCTTGGCGTGGGCTTTTTGTTCGCGCCCGCGCATCACACCGCGATGAAGCATGCCATCGGCCCGCGCCGGGAGCTTGGCGTGCGCACGTTGTTTAATGTGCTGGGGCCGCTGACCAATCCCGCCGCAGTGCCCAATCAAGTGCTCGGCGTCTTTGCCGATGATCTGGTGCCGGCGCTGGCCGAGGTACTGCAACGCTTGGGCGCCCGCCACGCGCTGGTGGTGCACTCGCGCGATGGACTGGATGAAATCAGCATCGCCGCAGCCACCCGGGTCGCGGAGTTGACCGTCGATGGCATTCGCGACTACGAACTGGCGCCCGAGGATGTCGGACTCACTCGCGCCTCTCTTGACTCTTTGCGCGTCGACGGACCCGAGGCAAGTCTCAAGCTCATGCACGCTGTCTTCGCCAACGAGCCCGGCCCGGCACGCGACATTGTCGCCCTCAACGCCGGGGCAGCCATCTACGCCGCCGGGCGCGCCGACAGCATTGGCGCCGGAGTCGAACAGGCGCTCGCCCGGCTGGCAGACGGCGAGGCGGGACGTCGGCTGCAAGGACTGATCGATCTCACCCAAGGGTTCTGA
- the trpC gene encoding indole-3-glycerol phosphate synthase TrpC gives MPQTPNILKTIVARKVTEVAECAARRPLPELLAHLRDVPPPRGFSAALQAQVKAGKAAVIAEIKKASPSKGLLRENFDPAAIAKSYAAGGATCLSVLTDRDFFQGADDYLIEARAACDLPVLRKDFIIDPYQITEARALGADCVLLIAACLEDARLRDLAALALELKLDVLVEVHDAAELERALALPPACLLGMNNRDLRNFEVRLETTLALRDQVPPERLLVTESGIHTPEDVQLMRQQGIHAFLIGEAFMRAPDPGAQLKTLFA, from the coding sequence ATGCCACAGACCCCTAACATCCTAAAAACCATCGTCGCGCGCAAGGTCACCGAGGTTGCCGAGTGCGCGGCCCGCCGGCCGCTACCAGAACTGCTCGCCCACCTGCGCGATGTCCCGCCCCCGCGCGGTTTTTCTGCCGCCCTGCAAGCGCAGGTCAAAGCCGGCAAGGCTGCGGTAATTGCCGAAATTAAGAAAGCCAGTCCCAGCAAAGGGCTGCTGCGCGAGAACTTCGACCCCGCTGCCATCGCCAAAAGCTATGCCGCCGGCGGCGCCACCTGTCTGTCGGTGCTAACAGACCGGGATTTCTTCCAAGGAGCCGATGACTATCTGATCGAAGCCCGCGCGGCCTGCGACTTGCCGGTCTTGCGCAAGGATTTCATCATCGACCCTTATCAGATCACCGAAGCGCGTGCCCTGGGTGCGGACTGCGTGCTGCTGATCGCGGCCTGTCTCGAGGATGCGCGATTGCGCGACCTGGCCGCCCTAGCGCTGGAGCTGAAGCTCGATGTGCTGGTGGAAGTGCATGATGCCGCCGAACTGGAACGCGCGCTGGCGCTGCCGCCGGCCTGTCTGCTGGGCATGAACAACCGCGATTTGCGCAACTTTGAGGTGCGGCTTGAAACCACCCTGGCGCTGCGCGATCAGGTGCCGCCCGAACGCCTGCTGGTGACCGAAAGCGGCATTCACACACCGGAGGATGTGCAGCTGATGCGCCAGCAGGGCATCCATGCCTTTCTGATCGGCGAGGCGTTCATGCGTGCGCCGGACCCGGGCGCACAGCTCAAAACGCTCTTTGCCTGA
- a CDS encoding PAS domain-containing hybrid sensor histidine kinase/response regulator, whose protein sequence is MTAAQNPQQPDSPSPRKASHTTAAVTPLQQALVQFVTAHPGLATPALADAFGLPLALCQQECTSLQANGLLADHPLGGWRASSGRPDSAETKLPTGVNPRYLAMLFEQSLDGLFFMMLDEPVCWDDSVDKERVLDQVFEHQRLTHANQAMCRQYAAQPEQLIGLRPADFFAHDLAEGRRQWRQLFDTGRLHTETDERRFDGSPVFIEGDYRCLYDHRGRILGHFGVQRDMTERKLAQRRLAESEARFRDIIASTADFIWEVDRSGRFSFVAGEIEELLGYRPDELIGCAPFEFMDADEGARIQSIFEAARAEGRALGKHENWLKTKQGGARCFAFAGVPVFDDHGELVGYRGLNRDVTEQKQADESLRLSEQRLRALFEMSPESIVILDPETTLPLQFNRLAHERLGYTADEFARLPIAAYEANEDAEAVRAHVERIARTGRDDFETRHRCRDGHIMTAMVSVQLTEIAGSPFFYAMYRDITELRGLSERLLLATGAGGIGIWEWEINGETLSWDEQMYRLYGLPVGDGQEPYTRWYFALCADDRARMDAQLKQALDAQDGFDSEFRILRNGELCWLRVAARIIRDANAKPVRMIGCNWDVTDTRLAEERMAREEARFRGAFEIAPNGMALVDGAGRWLQVNQALCDILGYSAEELLARDFQSISHPDDLPADLVALEQLVSGATDQVHLDKRYLHKDGHIVPILLTSSAVRDESGRLTFTVNHVLDLTERRASEAAMLAAKEAAEAANRAKSEFLANMSHEIRTPLNAVIGLTELTLSTELDARQRDYLDKVRHSSRALLGILNDILDYSKIEAGRVMLEQTQFRLEDLLEQLTALFQAAAEAKGLDLFYRIAPQVPRQLIGDPMRLGQVLNNLVGNAVKFTEQGQVELAIRVVSERDERIELSFSVRDSGIGMAADTIERLFQAFTQADGSITRRYGGTGLGLTISQRLVRLMGGTIKARSAPEQGSTFCFHAEFKLPERAAARIGAPPHAIGQSRILIVDKRPAARQLLAEILQSWRMTLLEASSCPGARQAIAQAAAAGQPVDLVLLEAKQCLDCRFCPVAAPPAPAEGLPPRALGDPPTPVVLMVSSIEQAQLLARGDSSELPRLLAKPVTPSALFDAIANVTQAQRPVRAYAAEANPGSLSPLQGVRVLVAEDNRINQMVVEGILCQIGASVTLATNGREAADLALQQDFDVVLMDLQMPLMDGYAATEAIRAHNPDVPIIALTAAALETDRERCLAAGMNDHLSKPVIPAHLIEVMTRWIKLANTTGKLKTGKQATAEAARDETTQPPLAEQDVALGIDPEQLTRLRQLLADSEYVSPELLGVLRQNASPAALRILTRVEQALDAFDYESAADTLAALTPTSRRRQRT, encoded by the coding sequence ATGACCGCCGCCCAAAATCCGCAACAACCGGATAGCCCTAGCCCTAGAAAAGCCTCGCACACCACGGCGGCAGTCACCCCCTTACAACAGGCTCTGGTGCAATTTGTCACCGCGCACCCTGGGCTTGCAACCCCGGCGTTGGCCGACGCTTTCGGCCTGCCGCTGGCGCTCTGCCAGCAGGAGTGCACCAGCCTTCAGGCCAACGGCCTACTCGCTGATCATCCTCTGGGTGGTTGGCGCGCCTCGTCGGGCCGTCCAGACAGCGCCGAAACCAAACTGCCAACAGGCGTCAACCCGCGCTATCTGGCTATGCTGTTTGAGCAGTCGCTCGACGGCCTGTTTTTCATGATGCTTGATGAGCCAGTCTGCTGGGATGACAGCGTCGATAAAGAGCGGGTGCTCGATCAGGTGTTTGAGCACCAGCGCCTGACCCATGCCAACCAGGCCATGTGCCGCCAGTACGCCGCGCAACCGGAGCAACTGATCGGACTGCGACCGGCGGATTTTTTCGCCCACGATTTGGCTGAGGGTCGCCGGCAGTGGCGGCAGCTCTTTGATACCGGCCGCCTGCACACCGAGACCGACGAGCGCCGTTTTGACGGCAGCCCGGTGTTTATCGAAGGCGATTACCGCTGTCTGTATGACCATCGCGGACGCATTCTCGGGCATTTCGGCGTGCAGCGCGACATGACCGAGCGCAAGCTCGCCCAGCGGCGGTTGGCTGAGAGTGAGGCACGCTTTCGCGACATCATTGCCAGTACGGCCGATTTCATCTGGGAGGTGGATCGCAGTGGCCGCTTCAGCTTCGTCGCCGGCGAGATCGAAGAACTCCTCGGCTACCGCCCGGACGAGCTGATCGGCTGCGCTCCCTTTGAGTTCATGGACGCCGATGAAGGCGCGCGCATTCAGTCGATTTTCGAGGCGGCGCGCGCCGAGGGTCGGGCACTCGGCAAGCACGAGAACTGGCTGAAAACCAAGCAGGGCGGCGCGCGCTGCTTCGCGTTTGCCGGTGTCCCGGTGTTTGACGATCACGGCGAGCTGGTCGGCTACCGAGGTCTCAACCGCGACGTCACCGAGCAAAAGCAGGCCGACGAGTCCCTGCGTCTGTCCGAGCAACGCCTGCGTGCCCTGTTTGAAATGTCACCCGAGAGCATCGTCATTCTGGACCCGGAAACGACGCTGCCGCTCCAGTTCAACCGCCTCGCGCACGAGCGTCTTGGCTACACGGCGGACGAATTCGCCCGGCTGCCAATCGCCGCCTATGAGGCGAATGAGGACGCCGAGGCTGTGCGGGCCCATGTGGAGCGTATCGCCCGCACTGGTCGCGACGATTTTGAAACCCGCCATCGTTGCCGCGACGGTCACATTATGACAGCCATGGTCTCGGTTCAACTCACCGAGATCGCCGGTAGTCCGTTCTTCTACGCGATGTACCGCGACATCACCGAGCTACGCGGCCTGAGCGAGCGCCTGCTGCTCGCGACCGGTGCTGGCGGGATTGGCATCTGGGAATGGGAAATCAATGGCGAAACCCTGTCCTGGGACGAGCAGATGTATCGGCTCTACGGCCTGCCCGTCGGCGACGGCCAAGAGCCTTACACCCGTTGGTATTTCGCGCTCTGCGCCGATGATCGCGCGCGCATGGATGCGCAGCTCAAACAAGCGCTAGACGCCCAAGACGGGTTCGATTCCGAGTTTCGCATTCTCCGCAACGGCGAGTTGTGCTGGCTGCGCGTCGCCGCGCGCATCATCAGAGATGCCAATGCCAAACCGGTGCGCATGATCGGTTGCAACTGGGATGTGACCGACACCCGCTTGGCCGAGGAGCGCATGGCGCGCGAGGAGGCACGCTTTCGCGGCGCCTTCGAGATCGCCCCCAACGGCATGGCGCTGGTCGATGGCGCGGGTCGCTGGCTGCAGGTCAACCAGGCGCTGTGCGACATCCTCGGCTACAGCGCCGAGGAACTTCTGGCACGCGATTTCCAGTCCATCTCCCACCCCGACGATCTGCCGGCTGATCTGGTTGCGCTTGAACAACTGGTCAGCGGCGCGACCGATCAGGTGCATCTCGATAAGCGCTATCTGCACAAGGACGGCCACATTGTCCCTATTCTGTTGACTTCCTCGGCGGTACGCGATGAGTCAGGTCGATTGACCTTCACCGTCAATCATGTACTCGATCTCACCGAACGCCGTGCCAGCGAGGCGGCCATGCTCGCCGCCAAGGAAGCGGCCGAAGCCGCCAACCGCGCCAAAAGCGAATTCCTGGCCAACATGAGCCACGAAATTCGCACCCCGCTCAACGCCGTGATCGGCCTGACAGAACTCACGTTGAGCACCGAACTCGATGCCCGCCAGCGCGACTACCTCGATAAAGTCCGCCACAGCTCACGCGCGCTGCTCGGTATTTTGAACGACATTCTTGACTACTCAAAAATCGAGGCCGGTCGGGTCATGCTCGAGCAGACCCAGTTCCGGCTCGAGGACCTGCTTGAGCAGCTCACGGCGCTGTTTCAGGCTGCGGCCGAGGCCAAAGGGCTGGACCTTTTTTATCGCATCGCCCCTCAGGTACCGCGTCAGTTGATTGGCGACCCCATGCGCCTTGGGCAGGTGCTCAATAATCTGGTCGGCAACGCGGTCAAGTTTACCGAACAGGGCCAGGTGGAACTGGCCATTCGGGTGGTGAGCGAGCGTGATGAGCGCATTGAACTCAGCTTTAGCGTTCGGGACAGCGGCATCGGCATGGCTGCGGACACCATCGAGCGGCTGTTTCAGGCCTTCACCCAGGCCGACGGCTCCATCACCCGCCGCTATGGTGGCACCGGGCTCGGGCTGACCATCAGCCAGCGTCTGGTGCGGCTGATGGGCGGTACCATCAAGGCGCGCAGCGCTCCCGAGCAAGGCAGCACCTTTTGTTTTCATGCCGAGTTTAAACTGCCCGAACGCGCCGCTGCGCGCATTGGTGCGCCGCCGCACGCAATCGGCCAAAGCCGCATCTTGATCGTCGACAAACGCCCGGCCGCGCGCCAGTTGCTTGCTGAGATTCTGCAATCCTGGCGCATGACACTGCTCGAAGCGAGCAGCTGCCCCGGCGCTCGTCAGGCCATTGCCCAGGCCGCAGCTGCCGGTCAGCCGGTGGATTTGGTGCTGCTAGAAGCCAAACAGTGTCTGGACTGTCGCTTTTGTCCGGTCGCCGCGCCGCCGGCGCCGGCCGAAGGCCTGCCGCCGCGCGCCCTTGGCGATCCACCCACGCCCGTGGTCCTGATGGTGAGCAGCATTGAGCAGGCCCAGCTCCTTGCGCGTGGCGACAGCTCGGAGCTGCCGCGCCTGCTCGCCAAGCCGGTCACTCCCTCGGCACTCTTCGATGCCATTGCCAATGTGACCCAGGCTCAGCGCCCAGTGCGCGCTTACGCAGCGGAAGCCAATCCGGGGAGCCTCTCTCCCTTGCAAGGGGTTCGCGTTCTGGTCGCCGAGGACAATCGCATCAACCAGATGGTGGTCGAGGGCATTCTGTGCCAGATCGGCGCTTCCGTGACCCTCGCCACCAATGGGCGGGAAGCGGCAGACCTGGCACTGCAGCAGGACTTCGACGTTGTGCTGATGGACCTGCAAATGCCGCTGATGGACGGCTATGCGGCCACCGAGGCCATTCGCGCCCACAATCCGGATGTGCCCATCATCGCACTCACCGCCGCCGCCCTGGAGACCGACCGCGAGCGCTGCCTGGCCGCCGGCATGAACGATCACCTGAGCAAGCCCGTCATCCCAGCCCACCTGATTGAGGTCATGACGCGCTGGATCAAGCTTGCCAACACCACTGGCAAGCTTAAGACGGGCAAGCAGGCGACAGCAGAAGCGGCACGCGATGAAACAACGCAACCCCCCTTGGCGGAGCAGGATGTTGCGCTCGGCATCGACCCGGAACAACTCACCAGGCTGCGGCAGTTGCTTGCCGACAGCGAGTACGTCTCCCCGGAATTGCTCGGCGTCCTGCGCCAGAATGCCAGCCCCGCCGCGCTGCGCATCCTTACCCGTGTCGAGCAGGCACTGGATGCATTCGACTACGAGAGCGCAGCTGATACACTAGCCGCCCTGACCCCAACAAGCCGACGCAGGCAGCGGACCTAG
- the coq7 gene encoding 2-polyprenyl-3-methyl-6-methoxy-1,4-benzoquinone monooxygenase, producing the protein MNQSAPATPACPIDRAIVQFDSALRTLFGKPQVTERDNPAKTFPEIELNAEERQRAGRLMRVNHAGEVCAQALYQGQALTARDADVRAKLERSALEENDHLAWCDERLRELDSRKSLFNPLWYGGSLTLGAIAGLSGDQWSLGFVVETERQVEDHLAAHIDRLPIADQRSRAILEQMKRDEIHHANVARDAGAAELPAPVKWAMKAVSKLMTRGAYWV; encoded by the coding sequence ATGAACCAGTCAGCTCCAGCCACGCCAGCATGCCCCATCGACCGCGCGATTGTGCAATTCGATTCCGCTCTGCGCACCCTGTTCGGCAAGCCACAGGTGACCGAACGCGACAATCCGGCCAAAACCTTCCCCGAGATTGAACTCAACGCCGAGGAGCGCCAGCGCGCCGGGCGCCTGATGCGCGTCAATCACGCGGGAGAGGTTTGCGCCCAAGCGCTCTATCAGGGCCAGGCACTGACCGCGCGCGATGCCGATGTGCGCGCCAAGCTTGAGCGCTCGGCACTGGAGGAAAACGATCATCTCGCCTGGTGCGACGAACGCCTGCGCGAACTCGACAGCCGCAAGAGCCTGTTCAACCCGCTCTGGTATGGTGGTTCGCTCACTTTGGGCGCCATCGCCGGGCTGAGTGGCGACCAATGGAGCCTGGGTTTTGTGGTGGAGACCGAGCGCCAGGTGGAGGACCATCTGGCCGCGCACATCGACCGCCTGCCGATTGCCGACCAACGCAGTCGGGCGATTCTCGAGCAGATGAAGCGCGATGAGATCCATCATGCCAATGTCGCCCGCGATGCCGGAGCGGCCGAGCTGCCGGCGCCGGTCAAATGGGCGATGAAGGCCGTTTCAAAGTTGATGACGCGCGGGGCTTATTGGGTTTGA
- the speD gene encoding adenosylmethionine decarboxylase: MPQSLKRLKLHGFNNLTKSLSFNIYDVCYTDSPEQRAAYIAYIDEAYNAERLTGILTQVANIIGANVLNVARQDYDPQGASVTMLIAEEHPGGESICNSATPGPLPETVVAHLDKSHITVHTYPESHPHNGISTFRADIDVSTCGLISPLKALNYLIHSLESDIVIMDYRVRGFTRDVKGRKHFIDHNISSIQNYLSRDTKNNYQMIDVNVYQENLFHTKMVVNEFRLGDYLFCVDAAELSDKEYQRIQRLVRREMMEIFYGRNLNREIERWTTPGRKTPPEN; the protein is encoded by the coding sequence ATGCCGCAGTCACTAAAGCGCCTGAAGCTGCATGGCTTCAACAACCTGACGAAGTCTCTGAGCTTCAACATCTATGATGTGTGTTACACAGACTCACCCGAGCAGCGTGCGGCCTATATCGCCTACATTGATGAGGCCTACAACGCCGAGCGTCTGACCGGCATTCTGACCCAGGTCGCCAATATCATTGGCGCCAATGTGCTCAATGTGGCGCGTCAGGACTATGATCCACAGGGCGCATCAGTCACCATGCTGATTGCCGAGGAGCACCCGGGCGGCGAGAGCATCTGTAACTCGGCCACCCCGGGCCCGCTGCCCGAGACGGTGGTGGCGCATCTCGACAAGAGCCACATCACGGTTCACACCTACCCAGAAAGCCATCCGCACAATGGTATCAGCACCTTCCGCGCCGATATCGATGTGTCGACCTGCGGGCTGATTTCACCCCTTAAAGCGTTGAATTATCTGATTCATTCGCTTGAATCCGACATTGTCATCATGGATTATCGCGTGCGCGGTTTCACGCGGGATGTGAAAGGTCGCAAGCATTTTATCGATCACAATATCAGCTCGATTCAAAACTATCTGTCGCGCGATACCAAGAATAATTATCAGATGATCGACGTGAACGTGTACCAAGAGAATTTATTTCACACCAAAATGGTGGTGAACGAGTTCCGCCTGGGTGACTATCTGTTCTGCGTCGACGCCGCCGAGTTGTCCGATAAGGAATACCAGCGCATCCAGCGCCTGGTGCGCCGGGAGATGATGGAAATCTTCTACGGCCGCAACCTGAACCGGGAGATTGAACGCTGGACCACGCCAGGTCGGAAGACGCCGCCGGAAAACTGA
- the lptM gene encoding LPS translocon maturation chaperone LptM, with protein sequence MPAIPIACPQRPARHPWHLAWLRLGLLGLILLALLCLAACGQKGPLYLPEPKPEATQPQAPTPDPAPEPVAPTESGESLEVIDSLPDPGIGDISSPDLLGD encoded by the coding sequence ATGCCAGCCATTCCCATCGCATGCCCGCAGCGGCCAGCGCGGCACCCTTGGCATCTTGCATGGCTGCGCCTGGGGTTGTTGGGGCTGATCCTGCTCGCGCTGCTCTGCCTTGCCGCTTGCGGTCAGAAGGGGCCTCTCTATCTGCCCGAACCAAAGCCAGAGGCAACGCAGCCCCAAGCGCCAACGCCAGATCCAGCGCCAGAACCGGTCGCGCCCACAGAGTCAGGCGAAAGCCTGGAGGTCATCGACAGCCTGCCTGATCCCGGCATTGGAGACATCTCCTCCCCCGACCTGCTCGGCGACTAA
- a CDS encoding OsmC family protein, with translation MKARVKWIEGVAMMAESESGHALVMDGPPEFGGRNLGVRPMEMLLLGMGGCTQFDVMLILTRARQQVSDCVVELEAERAESDPKIFTRIHAHFIVTGHDLSERHVERAIKLSAEKYCSASIMLGASAAVTHDFEIRPA, from the coding sequence ATGAAGGCGCGCGTGAAGTGGATCGAAGGGGTGGCGATGATGGCCGAGTCCGAATCCGGCCATGCACTGGTGATGGATGGCCCGCCCGAGTTTGGCGGTCGCAATCTCGGGGTGCGTCCGATGGAAATGCTGCTGCTTGGCATGGGCGGCTGCACGCAGTTTGACGTGATGCTGATTTTAACCCGCGCTCGCCAGCAGGTGAGCGACTGCGTGGTGGAACTTGAGGCCGAGCGCGCCGAGAGCGATCCGAAAATCTTCACCCGCATACATGCCCATTTTATCGTCACAGGGCATGACTTGAGCGAGCGTCATGTCGAGCGCGCGATCAAACTCAGTGCCGAGAAATATTGCTCGGCCTCCATCATGCTCGGGGCCAGCGCCGCGGTCACGCACGATTTCGAAATCCGCCCGGCTTGA
- a CDS encoding anthranilate synthase component II: MILMIDNYDSFTYNLVQYLGELGAEVRVARNDEISVEQALALNPERILISPGPCTPDQAGISVPLIHAAAGRVPLLGVCLGHQSIGQAFGARIVRAREVMHGKTSPIHHAGQGVFSGLANPLTATRYHSLIIEAESLPECLEVTAWTEHARGERDEIMAVRHRDWPVEGVQFHPESISSQQGHELLRNFLAD, translated from the coding sequence ATGATTTTGATGATCGACAATTATGATTCTTTTACCTACAACCTGGTGCAGTACCTGGGGGAGTTGGGGGCGGAAGTGCGTGTGGCGCGCAACGATGAAATCAGCGTGGAGCAGGCACTGGCGCTGAATCCCGAGCGCATTCTGATCTCGCCCGGGCCTTGTACGCCGGATCAGGCAGGGATTTCGGTGCCGCTGATTCATGCTGCGGCGGGTCGGGTACCGCTGCTTGGGGTCTGCCTGGGGCATCAGTCCATTGGGCAAGCTTTTGGCGCGCGCATCGTCAGGGCGCGGGAAGTGATGCATGGCAAGACCTCGCCGATTCATCATGCCGGTCAGGGCGTGTTTTCTGGACTGGCCAATCCGCTCACAGCGACGCGGTATCATTCGCTGATCATTGAGGCTGAAAGCCTGCCTGAGTGCCTGGAGGTGACCGCCTGGACCGAGCACGCCAGGGGCGAACGCGATGAGATCATGGCCGTGCGCCATCGTGACTGGCCGGTGGAAGGGGTGCAGTTTCATCCGGAATCCATTTCAAGTCAGCAGGGGCATGAGCTGCTGCGGAATTTTCTTGCAGACTGA
- the crp gene encoding cAMP-activated global transcriptional regulator CRP, whose product MSDYAPPRQPEWLTPFLSYCHIKSYPKRVDVLRPGTPAETMYYLIEGSVAALIEDDDNHEITLAYINHGEFIGEMGLFSNPVSNQEQRSVTVRTRVPCRIAEVSYQRLIQLLERELKPHAVGLLFAISRQLSARLRQTSRKVGDLAFVDVAGRIASALLDLCKQPDAMTHPDGMQIRITRQDIGRMVGCSREMAGRVLKSLEQQGFLSVSGKTIVVFNTR is encoded by the coding sequence ATGTCAGACTACGCCCCTCCGCGCCAGCCCGAATGGCTTACTCCTTTTTTGAGCTATTGCCATATCAAAAGCTATCCCAAGCGGGTCGATGTGCTGCGCCCGGGCACTCCAGCCGAGACTATGTACTATCTGATCGAAGGATCGGTCGCTGCGCTCATTGAGGACGACGATAATCATGAAATCACCCTCGCCTACATCAACCATGGCGAGTTCATCGGCGAAATGGGCCTGTTCTCTAACCCGGTTTCAAATCAGGAGCAACGCTCGGTGACGGTGCGCACTCGGGTGCCCTGCCGCATTGCCGAGGTTTCCTATCAGCGCCTCATCCAGCTGCTTGAGCGCGAACTCAAACCCCATGCTGTTGGCCTGCTGTTCGCTATCAGCCGCCAGCTCTCGGCTCGACTGCGCCAGACGAGCCGCAAGGTGGGCGATCTGGCCTTTGTGGACGTCGCCGGGCGCATTGCCAGTGCGCTGCTGGACCTCTGCAAGCAGCCCGATGCCATGACCCACCCTGACGGCATGCAGATTCGTATCACCCGCCAGGACATCGGTCGCATGGTCGGCTGCTCGCGCGAGATGGCCGGGCGGGTGCTGAAATCGCTCGAGCAGCAGGGATTTCTCAGCGTCTCGGGCAAAACGATTGTGGTGTTCAATACCCGCTAG